CTCGCTTTCCTCGTGTGCCATTGTATATCAACTATCGTGTGGTTCCGGCTTAAGTGTTGGTGCCGTCACTCCGAGGGCGTCCCCGGCGGTTTCTGCTCGTCGGTGACCTCGTCGAGGAACGCGTTGGCGTAGAGGTCGACGTGCATCTTCAGGACCGCGCTCTCGTCGACGCCGTTCTCCTCGGCCTGCCGGCGGAGCAACGCGGCCAGTTCCTCGGTCGGTTCGTACCGAATCTCGCGGCCGTCGACCTCGAAGGTCACGTCGTGGGACTGGGAGACGAGGTGTTCGATTTCCAGCAGCGCCTGCTCGACCTTGGTCTCCAGCGCCTCGTCGATGTCCTCCAGCCGCCGGTCCGCCCACTCCTGGGCCGCCTCGTAGAGGCGGTCGCTCACCTCGAAGGCGAGCGTCAAAACGACACCCCCTCGCCCTCGAACTCGGGCGTCCACAGCGTCGTCTCCTCACACACCGGACACTCCTGCCGGCGCGGCTGTCCCTCGAACGCCGAGAGGTCTATCATCTGACCGCACTCCTCGCAACTGTAGTAGGTCATTCGTCCGACGGGGGCCAGGACTGTGGTGCCGGGTCCGACTCGGTTATCTCGGAGTACAGGACCACGAGCACCCCGAGGACGATAGTCAGCACGAGCACGCCGGCGAGACCGCCCAGCGCGTTCCGGCCGACGAACGTCGCTGTGCCGGTCGCGTAGTCGATGGTCGACAGTACCTCCAACAGCGTCAGTAACAGCCAGACGAAGGCACCCAGTACCACGAACGTGAGTATTTTCGACTGTTGGACCGCGGTTCGGAGTGTCATTGTCGTTCGTGTATGACAATGGCCAGCAAGTGTTATAAATATACGGCGTCACTCCCCGGCGAGGTCCCAGTCCGCCTTCTCGGCGGCGTCGGCAAGCGGGACGAACTCCCAGCCCGTCCGCTCGGCGATGGGTTCGTCGTCCGGGCGGCCGACCAGGACCATCCGCTCGGCGTAGAACATCGAGTGCTCGTCGATGTCGGCGAGTCGCTCGGCCGGCTCTTGGCCCGCGCCGCTGAAGAAGTCGGCGTCGATGCCGTGGTCGCGCTGGAACTTGTTGATGACGAAGGCGTCGACGTCGCCGACGATGCCGACCCAGTCGGCCCAGCCGCGGGCCTCCTGAAAGACCCGCTGCGGGTCGGAAAACTGCCGGGCCGCGTCGTAGGTCACGGCCATCGTCATGTCGTCGATGCCGCCGCCGTGGGGGCCGCTCGCCTCGACGGACTCCTCGCCGGCGGCCGGGTCCGCAGCGACGTTCGCGGCCGGGTCGGTGTCGGCCGCGGCCGCGCCGCCCGCGCCGCCGCTGCCCGTCGGGATGCCGACCGGCTTGTCCTTGTTCTCCCGCGGGACGTGGGGGACCGGCTGACCGCCCGGGCTGTCGGCCGATTCGCTGTCCGCGCCCGCTGCGTCGGCGGCCGGCGCTGCCCCGTCCCCGGCCGGCTCCGGTTCGTCCTCGGGTTCGCCCTCCCCGCTCCAGAACCAGTCGCCCCGGTTCGGCGTCTCTTCGTCGTCCTGTACGTCGAGGTCGTCGAGGTCTATCTTGTCTGTCATTCTCCGAGTGCGCTGTCTGCCGGTAGCGTCGACCGGTCGACGGCGTCCGCGAGGCCGAGCCGCTCGACCGTCTCGCGGGTGGGCCGGCCGTCGGCGTCCCAGCCCCGCTGGCTGTAGTACTCGTCGAGCATCGCGTCGAAGGACTCGGCGTCGATTGCCGCGCCCGCGTTCGGACCCGAGTCGAGCGGTTCCTGCAGTTTCGCCGGGAGTTCGTCGTCGGCCCGCGAGACGCCCTCGCGGACGTTGAACAGCCGGGTCAGCGTCCAGACGCGCTCGCCGACGGTGGCGAGGTCGCCGTCCACCTCTAGGCCGACCGCGTCGAGCCACTCCGCGCCGAGGTCGTCGAAGGCGTCGCCGACGAAGTCGTCCACGACGAGACACCACAGCACCGAGCGCTGGTCCTGTTCGCGGATGACGGCGGCGGCCGCCCGCTCGGGCGTCCAGTCGCCGTCGAAGGCCTCCCGCTCGATGGGGAGCGCGCGCCGGTGACAGGCCCCACGGTCGCTGGTCGCGTACGCCAGCGCCATGCTCCGCGCGCCGCGAGGGTCGTAGGCGGGCAGTTCCATCGCCTTGACCGTCGGCAGGAGGTCGTCCCCGCCCAGGCGGTCCGAGGCCGCGTCGACGCCGTCGGCCAGGGCGTCGCCCAGCACCGTCTCCCGCGCGACGACCGCCTCCAGGAGCGCCCGCGCGTCCTCGGGATTCCCGTACTCGAACGAACTGTCGAGCAGGCCGGCGTCGCTGGCTTTGATGGCCCACGCGACGGCGCTCCCGGCGCTGATGAGGTCCAGCCCCAGCCGGTTGCAGGTCTCGCCCAGCGCGGCCACGGCGTCGAAGTCGTCGATACCCAGGCCGGCCCCGAGGCTCATCGCCGTCGCCCCGCGCGGGACGGTCTCGCCGTCCTCCGTCTGGACGCGGAAGCCGCCGGGGCTGCCCTCGTCGTCGTACTCCCGGCCCGCGGCGAGTTCCTGGACGGCCTCGATGCCGACGCCGTCGGCCCCCTCGAACTGGCCGTCCTCCCAGCCGCGTGTCGAGAGCGCGCCGACCTCGTTGGCGAAATCGACCGTCTCGACGGTCCCGCTGGCCTGCAGCCACTGGCCGGTGTCGCCCTCGCGGTACCGCTCCGCGTACCGTTCCCGGAGCTCCGCGAGGTCCGTCGGCGGGTCGCCGCGGACGACGACGGCCTTCAGCCGCTTCGCGCCCATCACCGCCCCGGCACCGCCCCGCCCGGCGTGGTGTTCCCCGCCGTCGGAGGCGATGGTGGCGAACGCGACGCCCTGCTCGCCGGCCGGACCGATACACGCCACCGCGGCGTCGGGGAACGCTGCCGCGGTTTCGGCCGTGTCCCGACCCCACGTCTCGGCGGGTTCGACCGTCGCGCCGTCGTCCTCGACGACGAGTTTGACCGGCTCCGGGGCGCGCCCGGTGACCAGAATCCCGACGTGGTCCCGCAGCGCGCCGGCCAGCGTGGCCGGGAACGACCCGCCCGCGTAGGAGTCGAGGAAGCCGCCGGTCAGGGGCGACTTCGTGACCGCCGCGTAGCGCGTCTCGCCCGGCAACAGCCCGGAGACGGGACCGAGCATGAACGACAGGACGTTCTCCGGCCCCAGCGGGTCCGTGCCGGCGTCGAGTTCGTCGTACAGGTACCGGGCACCGAGCCCCTTGCCGCCCACGAACTGCCGACGCCACCGCTCCGGCACCGGACGGCTCTCGACCGACGACGACGACAGGTCGACGCGCAGTATCCGGTTCCGGTTGGCTACTGTCATCACCACCCACTCCGCCGTCTGTCGACTAAAGGATTATCCCCATCAATCATGCACGAAGCACCTTTCCCCCAGAGCCGAGAAGTCGGGGTATGCGCGCAGGAGCCATCGTCGCGGGCGGCCGGTCGACGCGGTTCGGGGACAGCGACAAGGCCGTCGCCGACCTCGCGGGGACGCCGATGATACGCCGCGTCGCCGACCGGCTGGGCGGAGTCGTCGACGAACTCGTCGTGAACTGCCGGACCGACCAGGTCGAGGCCATCGAGGCGGCGCTGTCGGACCACGCGCTCGACCCGCGGTTCGCTCCCGACGAGGACCCCGACCAGGGACCGATGGCGGGTATCCGGACCGCGCTGGGAGCCGTCGAAAGCGAGTACGCCGCCGTGGTCGCGTGTGACATGCCCTTCGTCGACCCGGCGTTCGTCGACTACCTGTTCGAGCGGGCCCGGTCCCACGAGGCCGCGGTCCCGCGTCCCGACGAGTGGTTCCAGACGACGCAGGCGGTGTACCACGCCGACGCGATGGCCGACGCCTGCCGGCGGGCGCTGGACCGCGGCGAGCACAGAATCGTCGAACCGCTGTTCGACCTTGAGTACGTCGTCGTCGAGCGCGAGGAGGTGCTGGAACACACCACGGAGGCCACCTTCCGGAATCTCAACACCCGCGAGGAGTTCGAGGCCGCGGCCGAGCAGTTCTGACGGCCCGCTCAGACGACCGCCACCAGCGGGTCGTCGGCCCGCATCTCCGCGAGGACGACCCGCGGGACGTCGGCCCGTTCGTGGAGCGCCGCGGCGACGGCCCGCGCGCTCGCTTCGAGGTCGGCGTCGTCGACCATGTTGAGCAGGGGCACCGCGGTCGCGTCGGCGGGCACGTCCTTCAGCCCGCCGCGGTCGCTGGCGAGCACCGCGGCGACGTCGGCCGGTCGAATCTCGTCGCCGGGGTCGAGTCCGGTAATCGCGGCCACCTCGTCGACCCGGTGGACGATGTCGTCGGTCAGCGGTTCGCCGATTACGTGCGCGCTGGCGATGGGGACGACCGTCGACGCCGTCTCGGGGAGCTGTGGCTCGCGGTCGCTCGGTGCCTTGAACTCCCGCATCCGCGCGCCGTCGGCTTTCACCAGAACCGGGTGGTCGACGGCGGCCAGGTCGGCCACCGTCGCCGTGTCGTAGCCCCGATAGCGGTCCGGCCGCTCCTGGGCCGGGACGACGCCCAGCGGCCACGCGGTCGCCGCGTCGATGGCGTCCCGCGGGGCCTCCGTCACGACGACCTCCGCGACCCAGCCGTCGAAAATCGGAATCCGGACCGTCGCGGTGACGACCGCGCGGTCCAGCCGCCGTGCGAGCGTCGCCATCGTCGTCTTCTTGCCCCCTGCGCCGACGAAACAGATGGTCCCGTGCCGCGCGTCCAGCGCGTCGACGATGTCCATACGCCCTGCAGGGCGGTGGCCGGATTAACCGTTACCCCGGCGGCCGAACCGGGACAGTCACGTCATTTAAGGGGATGTGCTGTGAATAGTTAGCAAGGAAATGCTCGAAGACGACTTCGGTCGCGAGGTGTCCGGTGTCCGCGTCTCCCTCACGGACCGGTGTAACTTCGACTGCGTCTACTGCCACAACGAGGGGCTGGGCGACACGCGGGGCCCGATGGAGGCACAGGACGACGAACTCAGCGCCGACACTATCGTCGCCTTCCTCGAAGTCGCCGCCGAGTTCGGCGTCGACTCGGTGAAGTTCACGGGCGGGGAGCCGATGCTCCGGGAGGACCTGGAGGAAATCGTCCGGCGCGCCCCCGACGAGATGGAGGTGTCGATGACCACGAACGGGACCTTCCTCCCCGGCCGCGCCCCGGACCTCGTCGACGCCGGGCTGGAACGGGTGAACGTCTCCCAGGACGCGCTGGACAGCGAGGCCTTCGCTGAACTGACCCAGAGCGGGGCCTACGACCGCGTCCTCGAAGGCGTCGAAGCGGCGCTGGACGCCGGCCTCGCGCCGGTGAAGCTCAACATGGTCGTGTTCGAGCCGACCGCCGGCTACGTCCCGAAGATGGTCGACCACGTCGCCGAGAACCCCGGCCTCCAGCTCCAGCTCATCGAGTA
This genomic window from Haloarcula sp. DT43 contains:
- a CDS encoding DUF7124 domain-containing protein, whose product is MTDKIDLDDLDVQDDEETPNRGDWFWSGEGEPEDEPEPAGDGAAPAADAAGADSESADSPGGQPVPHVPRENKDKPVGIPTGSGGAGGAAAADTDPAANVAADPAAGEESVEASGPHGGGIDDMTMAVTYDAARQFSDPQRVFQEARGWADWVGIVGDVDAFVINKFQRDHGIDADFFSGAGQEPAERLADIDEHSMFYAERMVLVGRPDDEPIAERTGWEFVPLADAAEKADWDLAGE
- a CDS encoding aldehyde ferredoxin oxidoreductase family protein, whose protein sequence is MMTVANRNRILRVDLSSSSVESRPVPERWRRQFVGGKGLGARYLYDELDAGTDPLGPENVLSFMLGPVSGLLPGETRYAAVTKSPLTGGFLDSYAGGSFPATLAGALRDHVGILVTGRAPEPVKLVVEDDGATVEPAETWGRDTAETAAAFPDAAVACIGPAGEQGVAFATIASDGGEHHAGRGGAGAVMGAKRLKAVVVRGDPPTDLAELRERYAERYREGDTGQWLQASGTVETVDFANEVGALSTRGWEDGQFEGADGVGIEAVQELAAGREYDDEGSPGGFRVQTEDGETVPRGATAMSLGAGLGIDDFDAVAALGETCNRLGLDLISAGSAVAWAIKASDAGLLDSSFEYGNPEDARALLEAVVARETVLGDALADGVDAASDRLGGDDLLPTVKAMELPAYDPRGARSMALAYATSDRGACHRRALPIEREAFDGDWTPERAAAAVIREQDQRSVLWCLVVDDFVGDAFDDLGAEWLDAVGLEVDGDLATVGERVWTLTRLFNVREGVSRADDELPAKLQEPLDSGPNAGAAIDAESFDAMLDEYYSQRGWDADGRPTRETVERLGLADAVDRSTLPADSALGE
- a CDS encoding molybdenum cofactor guanylyltransferase gives rise to the protein MRAGAIVAGGRSTRFGDSDKAVADLAGTPMIRRVADRLGGVVDELVVNCRTDQVEAIEAALSDHALDPRFAPDEDPDQGPMAGIRTALGAVESEYAAVVACDMPFVDPAFVDYLFERARSHEAAVPRPDEWFQTTQAVYHADAMADACRRALDRGEHRIVEPLFDLEYVVVEREEVLEHTTEATFRNLNTREEFEAAAEQF
- the yqeC gene encoding selenium cofactor biosynthesis protein YqeC, with translation MDIVDALDARHGTICFVGAGGKKTTMATLARRLDRAVVTATVRIPIFDGWVAEVVVTEAPRDAIDAATAWPLGVVPAQERPDRYRGYDTATVADLAAVDHPVLVKADGARMREFKAPSDREPQLPETASTVVPIASAHVIGEPLTDDIVHRVDEVAAITGLDPGDEIRPADVAAVLASDRGGLKDVPADATAVPLLNMVDDADLEASARAVAAALHERADVPRVVLAEMRADDPLVAVV
- the moaA gene encoding GTP 3',8-cyclase MoaA, which encodes MLEDDFGREVSGVRVSLTDRCNFDCVYCHNEGLGDTRGPMEAQDDELSADTIVAFLEVAAEFGVDSVKFTGGEPMLREDLEEIVRRAPDEMEVSMTTNGTFLPGRAPDLVDAGLERVNVSQDALDSEAFAELTQSGAYDRVLEGVEAALDAGLAPVKLNMVVFEPTAGYVPKMVDHVAENPGLQLQLIEYMPELAGHPEWAIDIDRVHDWLEDRADTVEHREMHDRKRYWIHGRDAAVESGGATTSLAASDGGMRTEPVNNHNSGMVEIVDPVGNENFCANCHRVRLTHDGYLKGCLNRNDDLRDIGTTKESMRAAFRETVDTRVPYYGEYMVETEDGEWEINEAYIDTDGDRAPYEYSE